The following are encoded together in the Thiobacillus sp. SCUT-2 genome:
- a CDS encoding phospholipase A, producing MQTVGGRLLLAGLLASLAGPVRAAPSLADWEACSAIPADAERLACYDRVSGRSQPEAPPPAVARPEPVPAPPEAERAAAEPELLSALSRQWELDDAAKQGAFLFRPHHANYFLPLKYSRAPNNTPFQGTFTQPDLGLDAVETELQLSFKIKAMQGVFGHDNVDLWFGYTATSFWQAYNRSISSPFRETNYEPEAMLVFRTNYALGGWRGRLINLGFAHQSNGRGAALSRSWNRVYAQFGFERGNLSLLVRPWYRIPESAATDDNPDIQKYMGHGDLQLVYRKGENAYSLLLRNNLRSPGNRGALKLDWSFPLYGRLKGYLQYFNGYGESLIDYNFRQQSLGVGVSLTEGM from the coding sequence GTGCAGACAGTCGGCGGTCGCCTGCTGCTTGCCGGGCTGCTCGCGAGCCTGGCGGGGCCGGTGCGGGCTGCGCCCTCGCTGGCCGACTGGGAGGCGTGCAGCGCCATTCCGGCGGACGCGGAGCGCCTTGCCTGTTACGACCGCGTGTCCGGCCGCTCGCAGCCCGAGGCGCCGCCGCCGGCCGTGGCCCGGCCCGAACCCGTGCCTGCGCCGCCTGAGGCGGAACGCGCTGCGGCCGAGCCTGAGCTGCTGTCCGCGCTGTCGCGGCAGTGGGAATTGGACGACGCGGCCAAGCAGGGCGCCTTCCTGTTCCGCCCGCACCACGCCAACTACTTCCTGCCGCTGAAATACAGCCGCGCGCCCAACAACACGCCCTTCCAGGGGACGTTCACGCAGCCCGACCTGGGGCTCGACGCGGTCGAGACCGAACTGCAGCTGAGCTTCAAGATCAAGGCCATGCAGGGTGTGTTCGGCCACGACAACGTCGACCTCTGGTTCGGCTACACCGCGACCTCGTTCTGGCAGGCCTACAACCGCAGCATCTCGTCGCCGTTCCGCGAAACCAACTACGAGCCGGAAGCGATGCTGGTGTTCCGCACCAACTATGCACTCGGCGGCTGGCGCGGGCGCTTGATCAACCTGGGGTTCGCGCACCAGTCGAATGGCCGCGGCGCCGCGCTGTCGCGCAGCTGGAACCGCGTCTACGCGCAGTTCGGCTTCGAGCGGGGAAATCTCTCCCTGCTGGTGCGCCCGTGGTATCGCATTCCCGAAAGCGCCGCCACCGACGACAACCCCGACATCCAGAAGTACATGGGCCATGGCGACCTGCAGCTGGTCTACCGCAAGGGGGAAAACGCCTACTCGCTGCTGCTGCGCAACAACCTCAGGTCGCCGGGCAACCGCGGCGCGCTGAAGCTCGACTGGAGCTTCCCGCTCTACGGCCGCCTGAAGGGTTACCTGCAGTACTTCAACGGCTACGGCGAATCGCTGATCGACTACAACTTCCGCCAGCAGTCGCTCGGCGTCGGCGTCAGCCTGACCGAGGGCATGTAG
- a CDS encoding S1 family peptidase has protein sequence MASKPHTSPVPRGGARSAWRLALALLAASTAMTARADVADTLPLVKPGVVGVGTIMPTGRPPASLQGTGFAVLDGHYVVSCAHIFSKPLDSEKMERYAVFIGRGRQISVRSATLVATDKAHDLAVLRVAGDPLPPLKLGDSDHAREGWQLYFTGYPIGAILGLNASTHRAGLAAIIPIFNPVAAASQLTPHAIKQAGVAYEVFELDAVAYPGNSGSPVWHPDTGEVLGVVNSVYVKGTRDAALSAPSGLTYAIPVKYVHRLLEEAVPNAP, from the coding sequence TTGGCCAGCAAGCCGCATACCAGTCCGGTGCCGCGTGGCGGCGCGCGGTCCGCGTGGCGGCTGGCGCTGGCCCTGCTTGCCGCCTCGACGGCGATGACGGCGCGTGCCGACGTCGCCGACACGCTGCCGCTGGTGAAGCCCGGCGTGGTCGGCGTCGGCACCATCATGCCCACGGGCCGCCCGCCAGCCAGCCTGCAGGGGACGGGCTTTGCGGTACTCGACGGCCACTACGTCGTGTCGTGCGCGCACATTTTCAGCAAGCCGCTCGACAGCGAAAAGATGGAGCGCTACGCGGTCTTCATCGGCCGCGGCCGGCAGATTTCGGTGCGCTCCGCGACGCTGGTCGCCACCGACAAGGCCCACGACCTCGCGGTGCTCCGCGTCGCCGGCGACCCGCTGCCGCCGCTGAAGCTGGGCGACTCCGATCATGCGCGCGAAGGCTGGCAGCTCTATTTCACCGGCTACCCGATCGGCGCGATCCTCGGGCTCAACGCATCGACGCATCGCGCCGGGCTTGCCGCCATCATCCCCATCTTCAATCCGGTCGCCGCGGCCTCGCAACTGACGCCTCACGCAATCAAGCAGGCGGGGGTGGCGTACGAAGTATTCGAGCTCGACGCCGTCGCCTACCCCGGCAACAGCGGCAGTCCGGTGTGGCATCCCGACACCGGCGAGGTGCTGGGCGTGGTCAATTCGGTCTACGTCAAGGGCACGCGCGACGCCGCGCTGTCGGCGCCGAGCGGGCTCACCTATGCGATCCCGGTCAAGTACGTGCATCGCCTGCTGGAAGAGGCGGTGCCGAACGCGCCCTGA